A genome region from Caldalkalibacillus uzonensis includes the following:
- a CDS encoding Gfo/Idh/MocA family protein yields the protein MLNVAIIGTGAISPAHIEGYLQFPEKCRIVALCDIYPDKARQKANHYHLDAEIYADYTDMLHRTDIDLVSVCTPPYTHAQIAIDFLNAGKHVLVEKPMASSLQECDAMIGAAGKNQKILSVISQNRFRNPVMKLKRVLETNLIGPIVHTQVDSLWWRGYSYYDLWWRGTWEKEGGGCTLNHAVHHIDMLLWMNGMPSEIVAVMGNAAHQNAEVEDISIAICHYPHGGLAQITSSVIHHGEEQQLVFQGKYARVSVPWKVIASKAKENGFPETDHELEARIQQTYAALPDIQYEGHTGQIDDVLQALEGKKDVLVDGHQGRQTLELITAIYQSASLGQAVPLPLRPDSPFYTREGILKNAKYFYTKEKSIDNFTVEEITTGGNYE from the coding sequence ATGTTAAATGTGGCCATTATCGGGACAGGCGCCATTTCACCTGCCCACATTGAGGGGTATTTGCAGTTTCCTGAAAAGTGCCGTATTGTAGCGCTTTGTGACATTTATCCGGACAAAGCACGGCAAAAAGCAAACCACTATCACCTTGATGCAGAGATTTACGCTGATTATACTGACATGTTACACCGCACTGATATTGATCTGGTCTCGGTCTGCACCCCCCCGTATACCCACGCTCAAATTGCCATTGATTTTTTAAATGCAGGAAAACATGTGCTGGTTGAAAAACCGATGGCTTCTTCTTTGCAAGAGTGTGATGCTATGATTGGAGCCGCTGGAAAAAATCAGAAAATCTTATCTGTCATTTCACAAAATCGGTTCAGAAACCCAGTCATGAAATTGAAACGTGTGCTTGAGACGAACTTGATAGGTCCGATTGTACATACCCAAGTCGATTCGTTGTGGTGGAGAGGATACAGTTACTATGATTTATGGTGGAGGGGGACCTGGGAAAAAGAAGGAGGAGGTTGTACTTTAAACCATGCCGTGCACCATATCGATATGTTGTTGTGGATGAATGGCATGCCTTCCGAAATTGTGGCCGTGATGGGTAATGCGGCTCATCAGAACGCAGAGGTTGAAGATATATCCATTGCCATCTGCCATTATCCCCATGGTGGTTTAGCCCAAATCACAAGCTCGGTCATCCATCACGGGGAAGAACAACAGCTGGTTTTTCAGGGCAAGTACGCTCGCGTATCTGTCCCTTGGAAGGTTATTGCCTCCAAGGCAAAAGAAAATGGCTTTCCGGAAACGGATCACGAATTAGAAGCTAGAATCCAGCAAACCTATGCTGCGCTGCCCGATATTCAATACGAGGGACATACAGGGCAAATTGATGATGTTCTGCAAGCTTTAGAGGGGAAAAAGGATGTGCTTGTTGATGGACACCAAGGCCGGCAGACCCTCGAGCTGATTACAGCGATATATCAATCGGCCAGTTTGGGTCAGGCTGTCCCATTGCCGTTAAGGCCAGACAGTCCTTTTTATACGAGAGAAGGCATTTTGAAAAACGCGAAATACTTTTATACAAAGGAAAAAAGCATCGATAATTTTACTGTTGAGGAGATTACAACAGGCGGCAATTATGAGTGA
- a CDS encoding VOC family protein yields MEWLSVIEVERFHHVSLSVTDLNKAKHFYGTVLGFTEIKRPDFDFPGAWYQIGDTQLHLIVYPQSETLRTNPDIQTKEGHFAIRVKDYYKTLEYLKQKGVPLLEKPRSKSGFAQIFCTDPDGNLIEFNVDQSDLNL; encoded by the coding sequence TTGGAGTGGTTAAGTGTGATAGAAGTGGAGCGTTTCCATCATGTCAGCTTGTCTGTAACCGATTTAAATAAGGCCAAACATTTTTATGGTACTGTTTTAGGTTTTACTGAAATTAAACGGCCTGATTTTGATTTTCCTGGCGCATGGTACCAGATAGGGGATACACAACTGCACCTTATCGTCTATCCTCAATCGGAAACGTTGCGGACCAACCCAGATATCCAAACCAAAGAGGGTCATTTTGCTATCAGGGTAAAAGACTACTATAAAACACTCGAATACTTGAAACAGAAAGGTGTTCCGCTTTTAGAAAAACCGCGAAGCAAAAGCGGGTTTGCTCAAATCTTCTGCACAGACCCTGATGGTAATCTTATTGAATTCAATGTTGACCAAAGCGATTTAAACCTTTAA
- a CDS encoding Gfo/Idh/MocA family protein, whose amino-acid sequence MIKVAIIGSGGISLPHIEAYLQFPEHCRLAALCDVYPDKARQRAQQYHLHVDIYDNYKKLVERPDIDLVSICTPPYTHAQIAIDFLNAGKHVLVEKPMASSLAECDAMNEAAFRNKKVLSVISQNRFRQSVMKVKGVLEANLIGPVVHAQVDSLWWRGSSYYDVWWRGTWEKEGGGCTLNHAVHHIDLFLWLKGMPSEVVAVMSNVAHHNAEVEDISIAICLYPDGSLAQITSSVVHHGEEQQLVFQGQYARVSIPWQLCAYKARENGFPARDFELERKIRQTYNELPDLQYEGHIGQIYDVLLAVDGQKDVLVNGCQGRRTLEMITAIYQAASTGRPVKLPLSADSPFYTREGILAQAKYFNTK is encoded by the coding sequence GTGATAAAGGTAGCCATTATTGGCTCAGGCGGGATCTCTCTCCCCCATATTGAAGCCTATCTCCAATTTCCCGAGCACTGCCGGCTGGCAGCTTTATGTGATGTTTACCCTGATAAAGCGCGACAACGAGCTCAACAATACCATCTTCATGTAGATATTTACGATAATTACAAAAAGTTAGTGGAGCGGCCAGACATTGATTTGGTGTCAATCTGTACGCCTCCTTATACACATGCTCAAATTGCAATTGACTTTTTAAATGCCGGCAAACATGTACTGGTGGAAAAGCCAATGGCCTCATCCCTGGCAGAATGCGATGCAATGAATGAAGCTGCTTTTCGAAACAAGAAGGTGTTGTCTGTTATTTCCCAGAATCGGTTTAGACAATCTGTGATGAAAGTCAAAGGGGTGTTGGAGGCCAATTTGATAGGGCCTGTTGTTCATGCACAGGTTGATTCGTTATGGTGGAGGGGATCCAGTTACTATGATGTATGGTGGCGAGGAACGTGGGAAAAGGAAGGTGGCGGTTGCACTTTAAACCATGCCGTTCATCATATTGATCTGTTTTTATGGTTAAAGGGGATGCCATCTGAAGTTGTTGCAGTGATGAGTAACGTCGCGCATCATAATGCGGAAGTCGAAGACATTTCCATTGCCATCTGCCTTTATCCGGATGGATCCCTGGCCCAAATCACGAGTTCAGTCGTCCATCATGGTGAAGAACAACAATTGGTTTTTCAAGGCCAATATGCCCGGGTGTCGATTCCTTGGCAACTATGTGCTTACAAAGCGAGAGAAAACGGTTTTCCCGCAAGAGATTTTGAGCTGGAAAGAAAAATTCGACAAACATACAATGAACTGCCGGATCTTCAATATGAAGGACATATTGGACAAATCTATGACGTCTTGCTGGCTGTTGACGGGCAAAAAGATGTATTGGTTAACGGCTGTCAGGGCCGCCGGACCCTTGAGATGATCACAGCTATTTATCAAGCAGCTAGCACAGGGCGGCCAGTGAAATTGCCGTTGTCAGCTGACAGTCCCTTTTATACACGGGAAGGTATTTTAGCTCAGGCCAAGTACTTCAATACCAAGTAA